Sequence from the Streptosporangium brasiliense genome:
TCCGGAGCTGAACAATCCTCTGGCAGGTGTCGACCAGCACCTGCTCGACCTCGTCCAGCGGCCGTCCCTCCCGTCCCGCCGTGGCCACCGCCGCCGCCGTGAGCTGCACGGTCATCGCCTGCGCCGGCAGGTCGAGCCGCTCCCACGGGTCGCCGTCGGCCCCGGCGGCGCGCCCGCCCGCGGCCCGGTAGGCCCCCAGGAAGCGCCACCACACCTCCGGATCCAGCAGGCCGGCCGCGAACCAGGCGGCCGGCCTGGCCAGGTCCCAGGCCGGATCGCCGATCCCCAGGTCGTCGATGTCGATGAGGATCCACTCGTCCCCGACGCGGACCAGCTGACCCATGTGCCAGTCGCCGTGCGCGAGGGAGCCGGGCCCGGCGCCGAGCGGGGGCAGGCAGGCCAGGGCCCGGCGCACGACGCGCTCGGCGGCCGAGCCGCCGTCCAGGCGGGCGACCGTGGCGGCGACCCGGGCGGGCCCGCCCGCGGCCGGCAGCGGGGGCAGCGCCCGCGCCGGCACGGCGTGCAGCCGGGCCAGCAGCCGCGCGGCCGCCTCCCACGGGGCCGCGTCGGGATCCCGGTGGTCCACCGGCGTCCCGGCCGGCCACACGGTGACCAGCCGGCCGTGGACGGTCGTGACCTCCTCGGTCACCGGTTCGAGCAGGACGCCGCGTAGCGCCGGGTGCGCCACGGCCCGCATCCGCTCGGCCAGCGGAGCCCGCGGCGCCCCGGGGGCGTGCGCCTTCACCACGACGGACCCGGCCCGCACGATGATCACATCCGGCCTGGTCGGCAGCACCTCGGCGGGCGCGTCGCCGTACCGGACGCCGATCCGGCACAGTTCCTCGATCAGGTCGTCGCTGTCGCTCATCGGGCAAGTGAACCACTGATCCGCGGCGCGCCGTGCGGGCGCATAAGGTGCATGGCATGAGGATCGGATTCGCGGTGCCGGTGTCGGGATCCTGGGCGACGCCCGCCAACATGGTGCGGGTCGCACGCCGGGCCGAGGAGCTCGGCTACCACGAGGTGTGGACCTTCCAGCGCCTGCTCTACCCGCAGGGGCACCCGATGGGGCCGGTCTACCGCAGTGTGCACGACCCGGTGGTCACGCTCTCCTACCTGGCGGGGGTGACCGGCCGGGTCCGGCTCGGCGTGGCGGTGCTCAACATGCCGTTCGCCTCGCCGGCGCTGCTTGCCAAGCAGCTGGCCAGCCTGCAGGCGGTCTCCGGCGGCCGGCTGGACGTCGGGCTCGGGCTGGGCTGGCTGCCGGAGGAGTTCGCCGCCTCGGGGGTGCCCTTCGAGCGGCGCGGGCGGCGCGGGGAGGAGTTCGTCCATGTGCTGCGGCGGCTGTGGTCGGAGGAGGTCGTGGAGCACAAGGGGGAGTTCTACGAACTGCCGCCCGTCCACCAGGACCCCAAGCCGCTCACGCAGCCGCCGATCCTGCTGGGCGGGAGCGCGGAGGTGGCGCTGCGCCGCGCGGGGCGCCTGGCCGACGGCTGGATCAGTTCGAGCCGTGAGGACCTCGACCGCGTCGACGAAAAAATCTACATAGTAAAGGAGGCGGCCCGGGCCGCCGGGCGGGATCCGGAGGCGCTGCGCTTCGTCACCCGCGGCGTCACCCAGGTCCGTCCCTCCGGAGTCGCCGGCCGCGCCCCGCTGACCGGCTCGTTCGAGGAGATCCGGCAGGACGTGGCCGCCCTGGAGGCCAGGGGCGTCACCGACGTCTTCCACGACCTCAACTTCGATCCGGAGATCGGCTCGCCGGACGCCGACCCGGAGGAGTCGATGCGCAAGGCGGAAGCCGCGCTGGAGGCCCTCGCGCCCTGACCAAGCGTTTGGTTGGATAAGGGTATGAGGGAACAGGAGATCGCGGACCGGCTGGAGATCGGCGACCTGCTCGCCAAATACGCCTACGCCATCGACACCGGAGACTGGGACCGGCTCGACCTGGTGTTCACCGCGGACGCGGTGATCGACTACACGGCGGCCGGCGGCATCCGGGGCACCCGGGAGGAGGCCCGGCGCTGGCTGGCCGAGGTGCTGCCGCAGTGGCCGGGCCGCCAGCACCTGATCGGGGCGACGACCGTCAGGTTCGAGGGGGACGAGGCAGTGGTCACGGCCTCCTTCACCGACACGCTCGCCCCGTCCAGGGACATGGTCGCCGCCGGCGCCCCCGGGCTCATCCACGGCGGGGGGTGGTACCACCACCGCATGATCCGCACGCCCTACGGCTGGCGCAGCAGGGAACTGGTCGAGGAGCAGGGCTGGCGCACCATCCAGTAGGCACCCGAGACGGTGGGCACCCGGACCGGTAGGCGCCCCGACCGGTAAACACCCGGACCAGTAGGCACCGGACCGGTAGGCGCCCGGACCGGCCGGCGGCCGCCCGGCGGCCGGTCCGTTCCGGGGCTTCCGCGTGGGCCTGATGACGTGTCGCCCACTCCGGACCTGTCATCCTTGTTCCGTACCTGTTGGCCTGGAACGCGGGGGAACGGTGGACGAGCGCAAGCCGATCGAGTGCTGGTTGTCGGACATGGACGGGGTCCTCGTCCACGAGGGACACCCGGTGCCAGGGGCCGAGGAGTTCATCCGCCGCCTGCGTGAGTCCGGCAAGCGGTTCCTGGTGCTGACCAACAACTCCATCTACACCCCGCGCGATCTGGCCGTACGGCTGCGCGCGGCCGGCCTGGAGATCCCGTCGGAGGCGATCTGGACGTCGGCGCTGGCCACGGCGAAGTTCCTGGACGGCCAGCGTCCCGGCGGCTCCGCCTACGTGATCGGCGAGGCGGGGCTGACCACCGCGCTGCACGAGGTGGGCTACGTCCTCACCGACATCGACCCCGACTACGTGGTGCTCGGCGAGACCCGCACCTACAGCTTCACCCAGATCACCCGGGCGATCCGGCTGATCGAGGGCGGCGCCCGGTTCATCGCCACCAACCCCGACCCGGTCGGCCCGTCCAACGAGGGCTCGCTGCCCGCCTGCGGCGCGGTCGCGGCGATGATCACCAAGGCGACCGGCGTGGAGCCCTACTTCGTGGGCAAGCCCAACCCGATGATGATGCGCAGCGCGCTGCGGGCCATCGACGGCCACAGCGAGAGCACCGCCATGATCGGTGACCGGATGGACACCGACATCGTCTCCGGGATGGAGGCGGGGCTGCACACGATCCTGGTGCTCAGCGGTGTCATGAACAGGGGGCAGATCGACCGCTACCCGTTCCGCCCGTCCCGGGTGGTCGACTCGGTCGCCGACCTGATCGGCCTGATCGACGGTGATACCTGACATGAGGTGTCAGCCACCGCTGCGACGATGTGGGGCATGACGGACGTTTATCTGGAGATCGGCCCGAAGAAGGTCTTCGCCTGCTCGGTCGAGTGGCCGGGATGGTGCCGCATCGGCAGGTCGGAGGAGCTGGCGCTGGAGGCGCTGGCGGACTACGCGCCGCGCTACCGGGTGATCGCCGAGCGGGCCGGGTTGACGTTCGAGCCCGGTGCCCCGGTGGTCGTGGAGCGGGTCCGGGGAGGCTCGACCACCGACTTCGGGGCGATCGAGGCGGTCGCCGGGCTGGACGCGGAGCCGGTGGGGGCCGCCGAGGCGGCGCGGACCGTCGCGCTGGTCAGGGCGGCGTGGGAGCTGTTCGAGGAGGTCGCGGCCGGCTCGCCGGAGGAGCTGAGGAAGGGGCCGCGCGGCGGTGGCCGCGACCGGGACAAGATGGTCGCCCACGTGGTCGAGGCCGAGCGCGCCTACGCCCGCAAGGTCGGGGTGCGGCACCGGCCCTTCCGTGACGCCTCGGGCCTGGCGGCCATGCGCGCGGAGCTCGCAGAGGTGCTGGCCAGGCCCTCCGACGGCGCCCCCGTGGTCTCCGGCGGCTGGCCCGCCCGCTACGCCGCCCGCCGGATCGCCTGGCATGTCATCGACCACCTGTGGGAGATGCAGGACCGCCACGGCTGAGCCCCCGGGCCGGCGCCGGTACGGCGTGCCCGCGCCCGGCGGCGGCGCGGTGAGGGCGGCGCGGGGGTGGTGGCGGGGTGAGGGCGGTGCGGGGGGTGGCGGTGCGGCGGCGCCGTGAGGGCGGCGCGCTTTCCGGTGAATCGCGGCCGGAAAAAATGGCGTGCGGCGGGGGTGGCGCCCGGGATGAAAGTGTTTCCGGGATGAAAGTGATTTATGCCGCATAGGGCGTCAATTTAACCGCGCTCCGTGAGATCTCGTTATGGATCACGATTCTCTCTTCCATGGCGATAAATCCGCGTTTACCGTCTAGGCAGGATCGGGGCCGACGAGAGGCGGTCGTGAGCGTGCGGCGTTGGAGAGCGGTCTGGCTGGTGCTCGCCCTGGCATCCCTGATCACCGTCGGCGCGGGCGGCGGAGCCGCGTCCGCGTCCGCGCGGCAGGCGGACGACATGGACGACGACATCTCCGCGGCTCTTTACGTGGTCAACCGATACTGGGCGGCCCACTGGCCGCGGTTGTTCACCGGGAGATACTCCGCTCCGGCCGTTTTCGGCGGTTACCAGCGGGGCGGGAGGAAACCGCCTTTCTGCGGCGCGAAGCGGCTCGACTACGACAACGCCTGGTACTGCCACAACGGCGACTACATCGCATGGGACGTCGACCTCATGGAGGACGGCTACCGTTCCGGGGACGCGTGGGTGTATCTGGTCATCGCCCACGAGTGGGGGCACGCCGTACAGCGGCGGCTCCACGACGACCTGGTCCTGCGCACCTACGAGCTGCAGGCGGACTGCCTGGCGGGGGCCGTCCTGTACGGCGCGGCCGACGACGGGATCCTGCGGTTCGAGCGGGGGGACCTGGAGGAGATCGCCGAGGCGCACCGGAGACTGGGCGACGAGACGCCGTGGACCGACATCAGCGATCACGGGACCGCCGCCCAGCGGATGTCCGCCTTCAAACGGGGCGCGCGGTACGGCGTGCCCGGCTGCCTGCCCCGCTGAGGCCGCCGTCCGGCGGACCGGCGCGGCCGGGCGGGGCGCTACGGGATCAGCTCGGGCAGTCGGCTGATGTGGCCGGTCAGGTAGGCGCCGAGCTCCCGGGGGACCAGGTTGATGGCGGTGATCTCGGCCGGGTCGGGCGGTAGCCGTACCACCTCGTAGAGACCGCGGGCCGGATCGGCGAACTCGGGGCCGCAGCGCAGGGCCGGATCCATGGAGACCAGGCGGCAGCCGTAGACGTGCTGGGTCTTGACGCCCCCCGTGCGGACGCACTCCAACGTGGTCAGCGGGGTGACGCCGGAGACGGTGGCGCCGAGCTCCTCCAGGAGCTCGCGGTGGAGGGTGTCCTCCAGGGAGGCGTCCCCGGGCTCGACGTGGCCTCCGGGGATCGACCAGTAGAGTTCCTCGCCGGGGACCGTGCGCCGGAACAGCACCAGCCGGTCGTCGTCGTCGAGCAGGACGGCGCGGACGCTGGGGACGAGAGGCATCCGCTCATTGTGTCATCACGTCCTGAGGGTCCGCCGCGGTCCGCCATCCGTCCGTCCGACTGATGTGTCGATTCGGAGGTCGGGGCCCCTCAGATATCGCGGCGCAGGCGCTTGAGGTCGGAGCGCTGTTTCTTGGCGGTGATCCGCCGCTCGACGGCGCCCCTGCTGGGCTTGGTCGGCCGGCGCTTCTTGGGCGGCGGGGCGATCGCCTCGCGCAGCAGCCGGGCCAGGCGCGTCTCGGCGGCCTCACGGTTGCGCAGCTGAGAACGGAACTCCGAGGCGGCGATGGTGATGACGCCGTTCACCAGGCGGGGACCGAGGCGTTCGAGGGCCCGGGCCTTGAGGACCGGGCCGAACGCGTCGGTCGCGCCGAGGTCGAAGCCGAGCTCCACCCGGCTGTCGGTGGTGTTGACCCCCTGCCCGCCGGGGCCCGAGGAGCGGGAGAACCGCCAGTGGAGCTCGGCCTCGGGGACGGAGACCGAACCGCTGATCTGAAGCGGACCGGGCATGGCGGGTGACTCCTTCTCC
This genomic interval carries:
- a CDS encoding phosphotransferase family protein, producing the protein MSDSDDLIEELCRIGVRYGDAPAEVLPTRPDVIIVRAGSVVVKAHAPGAPRAPLAERMRAVAHPALRGVLLEPVTEEVTTVHGRLVTVWPAGTPVDHRDPDAAPWEAAARLLARLHAVPARALPPLPAAGGPARVAATVARLDGGSAAERVVRRALACLPPLGAGPGSLAHGDWHMGQLVRVGDEWILIDIDDLGIGDPAWDLARPAAWFAAGLLDPEVWWRFLGAYRAAGGRAAGADGDPWERLDLPAQAMTVQLTAAAVATAGREGRPLDEVEQVLVDTCQRIVQLRSACHSVPTQ
- a CDS encoding TIGR03619 family F420-dependent LLM class oxidoreductase, giving the protein MRIGFAVPVSGSWATPANMVRVARRAEELGYHEVWTFQRLLYPQGHPMGPVYRSVHDPVVTLSYLAGVTGRVRLGVAVLNMPFASPALLAKQLASLQAVSGGRLDVGLGLGWLPEEFAASGVPFERRGRRGEEFVHVLRRLWSEEVVEHKGEFYELPPVHQDPKPLTQPPILLGGSAEVALRRAGRLADGWISSSREDLDRVDEKIYIVKEAARAAGRDPEALRFVTRGVTQVRPSGVAGRAPLTGSFEEIRQDVAALEARGVTDVFHDLNFDPEIGSPDADPEESMRKAEAALEALAP
- a CDS encoding nuclear transport factor 2 family protein, yielding MREQEIADRLEIGDLLAKYAYAIDTGDWDRLDLVFTADAVIDYTAAGGIRGTREEARRWLAEVLPQWPGRQHLIGATTVRFEGDEAVVTASFTDTLAPSRDMVAAGAPGLIHGGGWYHHRMIRTPYGWRSRELVEEQGWRTIQ
- a CDS encoding HAD-IIA family hydrolase yields the protein MDERKPIECWLSDMDGVLVHEGHPVPGAEEFIRRLRESGKRFLVLTNNSIYTPRDLAVRLRAAGLEIPSEAIWTSALATAKFLDGQRPGGSAYVIGEAGLTTALHEVGYVLTDIDPDYVVLGETRTYSFTQITRAIRLIEGGARFIATNPDPVGPSNEGSLPACGAVAAMITKATGVEPYFVGKPNPMMMRSALRAIDGHSESTAMIGDRMDTDIVSGMEAGLHTILVLSGVMNRGQIDRYPFRPSRVVDSVADLIGLIDGDT
- a CDS encoding neutral zinc metallopeptidase; the encoded protein is MSVRRWRAVWLVLALASLITVGAGGGAASASARQADDMDDDISAALYVVNRYWAAHWPRLFTGRYSAPAVFGGYQRGGRKPPFCGAKRLDYDNAWYCHNGDYIAWDVDLMEDGYRSGDAWVYLVIAHEWGHAVQRRLHDDLVLRTYELQADCLAGAVLYGAADDGILRFERGDLEEIAEAHRRLGDETPWTDISDHGTAAQRMSAFKRGARYGVPGCLPR
- a CDS encoding NUDIX domain-containing protein, which encodes MPLVPSVRAVLLDDDDRLVLFRRTVPGEELYWSIPGGHVEPGDASLEDTLHRELLEELGATVSGVTPLTTLECVRTGGVKTQHVYGCRLVSMDPALRCGPEFADPARGLYEVVRLPPDPAEITAINLVPRELGAYLTGHISRLPELIP
- the arfB gene encoding alternative ribosome rescue aminoacyl-tRNA hydrolase ArfB, which gives rise to MPGPLQISGSVSVPEAELHWRFSRSSGPGGQGVNTTDSRVELGFDLGATDAFGPVLKARALERLGPRLVNGVITIAASEFRSQLRNREAAETRLARLLREAIAPPPKKRRPTKPSRGAVERRITAKKQRSDLKRLRRDI